The genomic DNA CACGAGGGCAGGTGGTGTTCTACCCAAACCATTAATGTTCCACTTTTACTTGTGCTCTTTTTCGCAAGGATTTCTAACGTCATCGGGAGCCAAGATGCTATAGTTAGAGAAATATTATTTAATTGTTTTGGTGGTGAAGCTGTAGGTTAGCCCTTTGGATTTTGGGTAACTGCGTTTCTCCGCCTTATTTTTTTAGGTAGGGCTTGCGGTTTTTAGGCGCACGTCTGAACCTAATGGTATTTTAAACTCCTAATCGCGCATATTTTAATTAAAACGTTGGGAAATACGGTTTTTTTGCCTGGTTGCGTTTATAAGTAACATATCTACAATAATCGACACGTACACGGCTTGCTAGAGTTGTGAAAATTAAGGAGAACAAGCGTTACGAACGGCAATATTCCCCCACAGCGATCGCTGCGGCTATATATAAATCAATAGTTCTCAACACTTTGGTTGAAGTGCCCCCAGAAGCATTGACCTGGATTTGACGCGCGATCGCCCAGCTTCAATTCGGTCTTGGAGCGATCGTGCGTGAAGGATTGAGTCATTTTATGCTGTCTCTTTTTTATTTGAAGTAGGTTGATTATTTTCTCTGTCTTTAATAATTGCATCCTTAACAATCCGCTCTACAAGGTTGCTAAGGGTTCTGCCTTCCTTTGCTGCCCAGTTTCTCAGATATTCCTTGTCCTCCGGTTCGCACGTAAAATTTATTTTCTCACTTCGCATATCTTCTGAAAACATATCCTTACCTCTCACAGTATCTCCTAACATCGGTTCTTTGAGTTCTCAGCTTATACTACTTTATTTGATAACTTCTCACAATATGAGAACACTTGTGATATCCTTAGATTGTTATTCCAAGTGCCAAACCAGTCAGATGAATAGACGTTGATTGTTTGTGAGTTTTAACACCCGTACCCAAACACCAAAAAAATCCAACAAGGATAAGGAGGCAGGAGGAAACGGAGGAAAAAACTTTTAGTGCAGAGTAGGGACACTTGACAGTAATCGCTGTAATCCTTTACCCGTCAACAGTTGCTCAAGATTTGCACTCTTTTGCCGGGATGTAAAAAGCTTATTTCAGCCCTTACTTATCCCGCTTAATTGTTCAGTTGCAGCGATAAAGCAAAATTCTGACATAACCAGAAATGCCGAAAAACCGTGTTTGAAGAAAGCTAGTGCGTGGTGTTTTGTGCAGAGTAGCGAGAGTGCAGTTTGGAGACAGTTAAAAAGAAAAGTTATACCGTTCAGGAATAGGAGATGTTAAGTAATCTTGATGCAAAAAAATACTTTGAATTGCATTTTGGGAGTCAAATTTCAGACAGCGCTTGGTACAGGTTAAAGAAAGTTTTGCGCTCTTGTGACATGGTTTTAACGCTCGAAAACTTACAGACGGTTGCCAGGTTGAGACTCGAAAAACAATACACAAAATTGTCCCTGAAACAGATGATTGAGTGTCACGTACAAGCTCAGAAATTAGCCGCTAAAAAGGTAACGCTTAAGGGAGATGTAGTCTTCAAGGAGTTACAGAAACGGACTAAAAATAAAGCTCACCGCACGACAATTATCAGATGGTTCCAGAGTTCGGTTACACAAATCAATGGCAAGTATTTTGATAAGGAGCGTCACTACAAAGCCGAAGAATTAGTAAAAGTATTTGCGTCGGCTTTCATGTATGAAGCCAAGTATTTGACCATTAAATTAGTCAAGGGGAAGTAATGAAAAACCACATTGAAAATATTCGTGCTTCGGTAAAGAAGAAGGGGTATATTCCCACCTCCGACCAAATTAGACACGCTATTAATATTGTTTGTCCTGATGGGATAAATATCTTAGACAATAAATCCGCGATTGTAAATGAAGTTGTTAAGTCATTGTCTCCCCTAACTCCCCCCACCGAATCAGAAATAGTTGTAGAAACATCTCCACTCCCTACTCCCCAACCTGCGGAAGAACAGGAGACAGGAATAGTAGTTAGCGAGGGGGAGAAACACGAGTTAGTCACAGTTCAATCCTCAGTGCTGGATGTTGAGTTATCCTCAGCAGAAACATTTGAATTATGCACCCAGATACCGGATGTATTTGATGACTATGAGTCGTTTGTTGTTTCCGTAACTGGCTCCTTAAAAGCCTTTATCGATGATAAGTTTGACAAACAGGAGAAGCAATCAGTCAATGATTCTATTTCTGATTTAAGACAACATATAGCGACTAGACAGGCACGATTAGATAGTAAGCTTGCAGCCGGACTCAATGATGTAAAGGGAGATTTAGAGCAAATACGCTCGAACTTAAAAAGTCGCCAAGCCGCAATCCTTGAACGCCTCAAAGTCAACTCCGCATAAACTTTATTTATTTATCTTTGGATTGTGTTTATTGCCCTTACTAATTCAAGTACTGCCAGCTTTAAAGCCCTTAACACCTAGTCAGCAGCGGCAGAAACTAATTGAATCAGGAAACATTTGTTATTTACGTTGCAAGGATGATTAAAAATGAAAGCATCAAAATATGTCCGTGACCATGTTTCAACCTACGGTAAAGAGATTAAAAAAGCTACTGCTAATAAGTTCGGCATCAATAATTCTCTAATAATTCGAG from Tolypothrix sp. NIES-4075 includes the following:
- a CDS encoding ribbon-helix-helix domain-containing protein; its protein translation is MFSEDMRSEKINFTCEPEDKEYLRNWAAKEGRTLSNLVERIVKDAIIKDRENNQPTSNKKETA